A part of Flavobacteriaceae bacterium GSB9 genomic DNA contains:
- a CDS encoding M1 family aminopeptidase gives MKKIAVLILMFSLLVSCVEEETISLLGPGISLDLANYRKQQVSDVVYALSFDIREAKSEAIDAKLNLSLTIKDLSHPLYLDFNADSALLKGILVNGKPIKIVHEQEHIIVATEHLKIGKNQINILFDAGEQSLNRNDDFLYTLLVPDRASTLFPCFDQPNIKARYVLDVMVPKHWRVLSGGELEAEKEVENTIKYRFKTSDLMSTYLFSFVAGEFEKTSEILDGFNMDFLYRETDAKKIQASLGPIFEYHEKSILFLEDYTQYPFPFQKLDFVAIPGHQYGGMEHVGAVQYEESSLFLDRYATQSQKLNRCRLIAHETAHMWFGDLVTMKWFDDVWLKEVFANFLADKISRPAFPEVNHSLNFIVEHYASAYSEDRTKGATPIKQPLDNLKNAGTLYGNIIYHKSPIMMRQLEALVGESGFKKGMQNYIKQFADGNADWNDLVSLLDAETNLDLKRWSEVWVYQSGRPVITDNVVFKDDKIKSFNIEQHAEDGSENLWPQRFSVGLVYADSVKVVPVSFKRKAQNITTLVGCKKPQSIIYNYDAFGYGVFPMGHLEASAIPDIHDDVARGYSYINLYENVLLGKIKPEVALETLVKGMLVEENELVLSMVSGYCLAIFWKYINPKKRDGLAQIIESKLSQRLLDKSLPSGLKKTTFGCFKSIAYLPSGREMLYGIWDRSLKISNLNLNENDYTCLAVALSIYEHPDAETILHEALNDISNPDRKKRFEFLLPSLSANEQLRDNFMKSLTQAENREKESWVVSALYNIHHPLRQNSAEKHLKMCLGLTEEIQKTGDIFFPKSWLNATIGSYSSPYAYEVVETFLNENPNFPQVLKNKLLQAADGVYKGKKIRNQWQ, from the coding sequence ATGAAGAAAATAGCTGTTTTAATTTTAATGTTTTCTTTATTGGTTTCATGTGTAGAGGAAGAAACAATATCGTTGTTAGGTCCAGGTATTTCGTTGGATTTGGCCAATTACCGAAAGCAACAGGTAAGCGATGTGGTGTATGCACTGTCTTTTGATATTCGAGAGGCAAAATCTGAAGCCATCGACGCAAAACTCAATTTAAGTTTAACGATAAAGGATTTGAGCCATCCGTTGTATTTGGATTTTAATGCTGATAGTGCACTTTTGAAAGGTATTTTAGTGAACGGAAAACCCATTAAAATCGTTCACGAACAGGAGCATATCATAGTGGCCACAGAACATTTAAAGATTGGGAAAAACCAAATTAACATCCTTTTTGATGCTGGCGAACAATCACTGAACCGAAACGACGATTTCCTGTACACCCTTTTGGTGCCCGATCGTGCCAGTACCCTGTTTCCTTGTTTTGATCAGCCCAATATTAAAGCCCGTTATGTGCTTGATGTTATGGTGCCAAAGCATTGGCGGGTGCTTAGTGGGGGGGAATTGGAAGCAGAAAAAGAAGTTGAAAACACCATAAAATATAGGTTCAAAACTTCCGATTTAATGAGTACTTATTTGTTCTCTTTTGTTGCTGGTGAGTTTGAAAAAACAAGCGAAATTTTAGACGGATTTAATATGGATTTCCTGTATAGGGAAACCGATGCTAAAAAAATACAGGCCAGTTTAGGGCCTATTTTTGAATACCACGAGAAATCGATTTTATTTTTAGAAGATTACACCCAGTACCCATTTCCATTTCAAAAATTGGATTTCGTGGCCATTCCAGGGCATCAATATGGGGGTATGGAGCATGTAGGGGCTGTTCAGTATGAGGAATCGTCGTTGTTTTTAGATCGGTATGCCACCCAAAGCCAAAAACTAAACCGTTGCCGCTTAATCGCCCACGAAACAGCCCATATGTGGTTTGGCGATTTAGTGACCATGAAGTGGTTTGACGATGTGTGGCTAAAAGAGGTATTTGCCAATTTTTTGGCCGATAAAATTTCGCGGCCAGCATTTCCTGAAGTGAATCATAGCCTCAATTTTATTGTCGAGCATTATGCCAGTGCTTATAGCGAAGACCGCACCAAGGGTGCCACACCCATCAAGCAACCGCTCGATAATTTAAAGAACGCCGGCACGCTATATGGCAATATTATTTACCACAAATCACCCATTATGATGAGGCAATTGGAGGCTTTGGTGGGCGAGTCAGGCTTTAAAAAAGGTATGCAGAATTATATAAAGCAGTTTGCTGATGGTAATGCCGATTGGAATGATTTGGTTTCACTGTTGGATGCCGAAACCAATCTTGATTTAAAGCGATGGAGTGAAGTATGGGTTTATCAATCTGGTCGACCTGTGATAACCGATAATGTAGTGTTTAAAGATGATAAAATTAAATCTTTCAATATTGAGCAGCATGCAGAAGATGGCAGTGAAAACCTTTGGCCACAACGATTTTCTGTTGGGTTGGTGTATGCAGATTCCGTAAAGGTAGTTCCGGTAAGTTTCAAACGGAAAGCTCAAAATATTACGACTTTGGTGGGTTGTAAAAAACCACAGTCTATTATTTATAATTATGATGCTTTTGGCTACGGCGTGTTTCCAATGGGTCATCTGGAAGCCTCTGCTATTCCCGATATTCATGACGATGTAGCTAGGGGCTATAGCTATATCAATTTATATGAGAACGTACTGCTGGGCAAGATAAAGCCAGAAGTGGCTTTGGAAACTTTGGTTAAGGGTATGTTGGTCGAAGAGAACGAACTTGTTTTAAGCATGGTTTCAGGATACTGTTTGGCCATTTTTTGGAAATATATCAATCCTAAAAAACGCGATGGACTGGCGCAAATTATCGAATCCAAATTATCACAGCGTTTATTGGATAAATCACTTCCATCTGGATTGAAAAAAACGACTTTTGGATGTTTTAAGAGCATAGCCTATTTGCCTTCGGGGCGTGAGATGCTTTATGGAATCTGGGATAGATCCTTGAAAATTAGTAATCTTAACCTCAACGAAAACGATTATACTTGTTTGGCGGTGGCTCTTTCTATTTATGAACACCCAGATGCTGAAACAATTTTGCATGAAGCTTTAAATGATATTTCTAACCCCGATAGAAAAAAGCGGTTTGAGTTTTTGTTGCCATCTTTGTCTGCAAACGAGCAGTTAAGAGATAATTTTATGAAATCTTTGACCCAGGCCGAAAATCGTGAAAAGGAAAGTTGGGTCGTTTCGGCCTTGTACAATATACACCATCCGTTACGACAAAATTCGGCAGAAAAGCATTTAAAGATGTGTTTGGGGTTAACGGAAGAAATTCAAAAAACGGGTGATATATTTTTTCCAAAATCATGGCTCAATGCGACAATAGGGAGTTATAGTTCGCCCTACGCTTATGAGGTGGTGGAAACCTTTTTAAATGAAAACCCTAACTTTCCGCAAGTGCTAAAGAACAAATTGCTGCAGGCTGCCGATGGCGTGTACAAAGGAAAAAAAATAAGGAACCAATGGCAATAG
- a CDS encoding DUF58 domain-containing protein, which produces MDLQNELNKTEGFKNLELLAKQVVEGFIAGMHKSPFHGFSAEFAEHKIYNQGESTRHIDWKLFGKTDKLYTKRYDDETNLRCHIILDNSSSMHYPMYSSVSLERLNKIGFSALASAALMQIFKKQRDAVGLSIYSDDYDYYAPEKGSERHHQMLLSHLREAVVSKPKNKKTETYKYLHEIAEKIHRRSLIFLFTDMFQASEDEVKLFEALRHLKYNKHEVVLFHVFDKSKELEFNFDNKPKRFVDVETGEYINLYADSIKENYREAVKDYFTALRLKCAQYKIKYVEADINKGLNNILTTYLVERQKFA; this is translated from the coding sequence ATAGATTTACAAAACGAACTTAATAAAACAGAAGGTTTTAAAAACTTGGAATTACTTGCTAAACAAGTGGTTGAAGGTTTTATTGCCGGGATGCATAAAAGTCCTTTTCATGGTTTTTCTGCTGAATTTGCTGAGCATAAAATTTATAATCAAGGCGAAAGCACCCGACATATAGATTGGAAGCTATTTGGCAAAACCGATAAACTCTATACCAAACGTTACGACGACGAAACCAACCTGCGTTGCCATATCATTTTGGATAACAGCAGTTCCATGCATTATCCTATGTATAGTTCGGTTTCTCTTGAACGTTTAAATAAAATTGGTTTTTCAGCTTTAGCATCTGCAGCATTAATGCAAATTTTTAAAAAGCAGCGTGATGCTGTTGGGTTAAGTATCTATAGCGATGATTACGATTATTATGCTCCTGAAAAAGGGAGTGAGCGACACCATCAAATGTTGTTGAGCCATTTGAGAGAAGCTGTAGTTTCAAAACCCAAAAATAAGAAAACCGAAACTTATAAATACTTGCATGAAATTGCTGAAAAAATTCATAGACGTTCGCTAATATTTTTGTTTACCGATATGTTTCAGGCTTCAGAAGATGAAGTGAAACTTTTTGAGGCGCTAAGGCATTTAAAATACAACAAACATGAAGTGGTATTGTTTCATGTCTTCGACAAATCAAAAGAACTGGAATTTAATTTTGACAATAAGCCCAAGCGTTTTGTAGATGTAGAAACCGGTGAATATATTAATTTGTATGCCGATTCTATCAAAGAAAATTATAGAGAAGCCGTTAAGGATTATTTTACAGCGTTGCGTCTAAAGTGTGCACAATACAAAATAAAATATGTTGAAGCTGATATTAACAAGGGACTTAATAATATTCTGACAACCTATTTGGTGGAGCGGCAAAAGTTTGCTTAG